One region of Ornithinibacter aureus genomic DNA includes:
- a CDS encoding ABC transporter ATP-binding protein has product MSLAAGQDELRIDHPLAALWGRYRAYRVRFIAAVIASVVNKVADVVPELLIGAAVDVVIRGQNSWAAEVLGVESRHAQLAWLAAINVVVWMIESGSEYVAAVLWRGLAQGVQHDLRVEAYDHAQHLDLTWHESRAAGATVATLNDDVNQLERLLDVGLPSILQTTLNVILVGAVFAASSLTLLVVAFLPIPLIVLGSLVFQRRLEPLYARVRQSVADLSGALSANLAGVSTIKAFTAEDRERQRIEGYSSAYREANVRAIGSSAAFVPLVRMAILAGFTCTLLIGGWSVLDGQLEVGLYTVLVFMTQRLLWPLTDIAEVLDLYQRGRASTTRILELLAVPITVHAGTRTVPRPVRGGLELRGVRAGYGDGPDVLHGIDVVIPAGQTHAIVGATGSGKSTLLRLLLRFDDPRSGEVLLDGIDVRDLDWDSLRGSMGYVAQDVYMFAGTIADNIAYGRPDASQEQIIGAARDAAAMEFIDALPDGLDTWVGERGVTLSGGQRQRLALARALLRDPAVVVLDEATSAVDNETEAAIQRALGVATAERTTVVVAHRLSTVRHADRIWVLDQGVVREAGTHDELVAADGAYAALWRVQTGDAAN; this is encoded by the coding sequence GTGAGCCTGGCGGCCGGCCAGGACGAACTGCGGATCGACCACCCCCTGGCCGCCCTCTGGGGGCGGTACCGCGCCTATCGGGTGCGCTTCATCGCGGCGGTCATCGCCTCGGTGGTCAACAAGGTCGCCGACGTCGTGCCCGAGCTGCTCATCGGGGCGGCCGTCGACGTCGTCATCCGCGGGCAGAACTCGTGGGCGGCCGAGGTGCTCGGGGTCGAGTCCCGGCACGCCCAGCTGGCGTGGCTCGCGGCGATCAACGTCGTCGTCTGGATGATCGAGTCCGGGTCGGAGTACGTCGCTGCCGTGCTGTGGCGGGGGCTGGCCCAAGGCGTGCAGCACGACCTGCGGGTCGAGGCCTACGACCACGCGCAGCACCTCGACCTCACGTGGCACGAGTCCAGGGCGGCCGGCGCGACGGTGGCGACGCTCAACGACGACGTCAACCAGCTCGAGCGTCTGCTCGACGTCGGGTTGCCGTCGATCCTGCAGACCACGCTCAACGTCATCCTCGTCGGGGCGGTCTTCGCGGCGTCGTCGCTGACCCTGCTCGTCGTCGCCTTCCTGCCCATCCCGCTCATCGTGCTCGGCTCACTGGTGTTCCAGCGCCGCCTCGAGCCGTTGTACGCCCGGGTGCGGCAGTCGGTGGCCGACCTCTCCGGGGCCCTGAGCGCGAACCTCGCAGGGGTCTCCACCATCAAGGCCTTCACCGCGGAGGACCGCGAGCGTCAGCGGATCGAGGGCTACTCGAGCGCCTACCGCGAGGCCAACGTGCGGGCGATCGGCTCCTCGGCGGCCTTCGTCCCGCTGGTTCGGATGGCGATCCTCGCGGGATTCACCTGCACGCTGCTCATCGGCGGCTGGTCCGTGCTCGACGGCCAGCTCGAGGTGGGCCTGTACACCGTGCTCGTCTTCATGACCCAGCGCCTGCTGTGGCCGCTCACCGACATCGCCGAGGTCCTCGACCTCTACCAGCGGGGTCGGGCGTCGACGACGCGCATCCTCGAGCTGCTCGCGGTCCCGATCACCGTGCACGCCGGCACCCGAACGGTGCCACGGCCGGTGCGCGGCGGGCTCGAGCTGCGAGGCGTGCGCGCCGGCTACGGCGACGGGCCCGACGTGCTGCACGGCATCGACGTCGTCATCCCCGCGGGTCAGACGCACGCGATCGTCGGTGCGACGGGCTCGGGCAAGTCCACGCTGCTGCGGCTGCTCCTGCGTTTCGACGACCCCCGCTCGGGAGAGGTGCTGCTCGACGGCATCGACGTGCGCGACCTGGACTGGGACTCCCTGCGCGGGTCGATGGGGTATGTCGCCCAGGACGTCTACATGTTCGCCGGCACGATTGCCGACAACATCGCCTACGGCCGGCCCGACGCCTCGCAGGAGCAGATCATCGGCGCCGCCCGGGATGCTGCGGCGATGGAGTTCATCGACGCCCTGCCCGACGGCCTCGACACGTGGGTCGGGGAGCGGGGGGTGACCCTCTCGGGTGGTCAGCGCCAACGGCTCGCCCTGGCCCGGGCGCTGCTGCGCGACCCGGCCGTCGTCGTGCTCGACGAGGCGACGAGCGCGGTCGACAACGAGACCGAGGCGGCCATCCAGCGCGCTCTCGGCGTGGCCACCGCCGAGCGCACGACGGTGGTGGTGGCCCACCGGCTCTCCACGGTCAGGCACGCCGACCGCATCTGGGTGCTCGACCAGGGTGTCGTGCGCGAAGCCGGCACCCACGACGAGCTCGTGGCGGCCGACGGCGCCTATGCCGCCCTGTGGCGCGTGCAGACCGGTGATGCCGCCAATTGA